A window of Cucurbita pepo subsp. pepo cultivar mu-cu-16 chromosome LG06, ASM280686v2, whole genome shotgun sequence contains these coding sequences:
- the LOC111797317 gene encoding auxin response factor 5-like isoform X2, which produces MSSVEDKLKTPMGLVNNTPQTNLLDEMKLLKQMQDQTGARKAINSELWHACAGPLVSLPHVGSLVYYFPQGHSEQVAVSTKRTATSQIPNYPNLPSQLMCQVQSVTLHADKDSDEIYAQMSLQPVNSEKDVFLVPDFGLRPSKHPNEFFCKTLTASDTSTHGGFSVPRRAAEKLFPPLDYTMQPPTQELVVRDLHDNTWTFRHIYRGQPKRHLLTTGWSLFVGAKRLRAGDSVLFIRDEKSQLLIGVRRANRQQTTLPSSVLSADSMHIGVLAAAAHAAANRSPFTIFYNPRACPSEFVIPLAKYRKCVFGTQLSAGMRFGMMFETEESGKRRYMGTIVGISDLDPLRWPGSKWRNLQVEWDEPGCCDKQNRVSSWEIETPESLFIFPSLTSGLKRPLHGGFLGETDWESLVKRPMLRVPENIRGDLSYAAPNLCSEPLMKMLLRPQLVSLHGATLHQDSANNLVKIQDMKDMQPETNSKMKQPIPTETASPGNQNPDPINPNSSPKESLPGKVHTSAATESEPPTGADDVSTNQSNTLPPVGDCVGGKLSAKEVNMQTLVNQLSFMNQNQIPMQSWPLQPQLESLIQHPQPIDMPQPEFTLDGDGCLINPSCLPLPGVMRSPGNLSMLALQESSTVFPEALNFPLPSTGQDMWDPLNNIRFSSNLNCMGNANVMRAVSDESNNQSGIYSCSNLEISNGGNTLVDPAVSSTILDDYCALKDADFPHPSDCLVGNFSSSQDVQSQITSAASLGDSQAFSRQDFHDNSGGTSSCNVDFDEGSLLHNGSWNQVVPPMRTYTKVQKAGSVGRSIDVTSFKNYDELCSAIECMFGLEGLLNDPRGSGWKLVYVDYENDVLLIGDDPWEEFVSCVRCIRILSPSEVKQMSEEGMKLLNSAMMQGINCSMPEGGRG; this is translated from the exons GGCACGCGTGTGCTGGTCCGCTTGTTTCCTTGCCCCATGTGGGGAGTCTTGTTTATTACTTTCCTCAGGGACATAGTGAACAG GTGGCGGTTTCTACCAAGAGAACAGCAACCTCACAGATTCCAAATTATCCTAATCTTCCCTCTCAGTTGATGTGCCAAGTTCAAAGTGTTACCTTACAT GCTGATAAAGATTCAGATGAAATCTACGCTCAAATGAGCCTTCAACCGGTGAACTCT GAAAAAGATGTCTTCCTTGTTCCGGACTTTGGACTACGGCCGAGTAAACACCCAAATGAATTCTTCTGCAAAACATTGACTGCCAGTGATACCAGCACACATGGTGGGTTCTCAGTGCCACGCAGGGCTGCTGAAAAGCTTTTTCCGCCATTG GATTACACAATGCAACCACCAACTCAGGAGCTCGTTGTTCGAGACTTGCATGACAATACCTGGACTTTTCGCCACATCTATCGCG GGCAGCCGAAGCGACACCTTCTCACAACTGGGTGGAGTCTATTTGTTGGAGCAAAGAGGCTTAGAGCAGGCGATTCTGTTCTTTTCATAAG GGATGAAAAGTCCCAGTTGCTGATTGGAGTGAGGCGTGCTAACCGGCAACAAACAACATTGCCATCATCGGTGCTATCCGCCGACAGTATGCATATAGGAGTTCTTGCTGCTGCAGCTCATGCCGCTGCTAATCGCAGTCCATTCACAATCTTTTACAATCCCAG GGCATGTCCTTCAGAGTTTGTTATTCCCTTAGCCAAATATCGGAAATGTGTATTCGGAACTCAGCTTTCTGCGGGTATGAGGTTCGggatgatgtttgaaacagaGGAGTCGGGAAAACGCCG ATATATGGGTACAATTGTTGGGATTAGCGATTTAGATCCACTTAGGTGGCCAGGTTCCAAGTGGCGAAATCTTCAAGTGGAATGGGATGAGCCAGGGTGCTGCGACAAGCAAAACAGGGTTAGTTCATGGGAAATAGAAACTCCAGAAAGtctcttcatttttccttctctgACTTCGGGTCTTAAACGTCCATTACACGGCGGATTTTTGG GAGAAACTGATTGGGAAAGTCTGGTGAAGAGACCAATGCTTCGTGTTCCTGAAAATATACGAGGGGATCTTTCATATGCTGCGCCAAATCTATGCTCTGAACCACTGATGAAGATGCTACTGAGGCCTCAACTCGTTAGCCTTCACGGAGCCACCTTACACCAGGATTCAGCTAACAATTTAGTGAAGATACAGGACATGAAGGACATGCAGCCAGAAACCAATTCTAAAATGAAGCAGCCTATTCCGACAGAAACTGCATCTCCCGGGAATCAAAATCCTGATCCCATAAACCCAAATTCATCACCAAAAGAAAGTTTACCAGGAAAAGTGCACACTTCAGCGGCTACTGAAAGTGAACCTCCAACTGGAGCTGATGATGTTTCAACCAATCAGTCCAATACATTGCCCCCGGTCGGAGATTGTGTGGGGGGAAAACTCAGTGCTAAAGAAGTGAATATGCAGACCCTTGTGAACCAGCTTTCATTTATGAACCAGAATCAGATCCCCATGCAGTCATGGCCGTTGCAGCCTCAGCTTGAATCACTAATCCAACACCCACAACCAATTGACATGCCTCAGCCTGAATTTACGCTGGATGGTGATGGATGTTTGATTAACCCATCCTGTCTGCCTCTTCCTGGAGTAATGAGATCACCCGGGAACCTTTCCATGTTGGCATTGCAAGAATCCTCAACAGTCTTCCCTGAGGCTCTTAATTTTCCCTTACCCTCAACTGGGCAAGACATGTGGGATCCTCTTAATAATATAAGATTCTCTTCTAACCTGAATTGTATGGGTAATGCAAATGTTATGAGAGCCGTTTCAGACGAGAGCAACAACCAAAGTGGGATATATAGCTGTTCTAACCTTGAAATCAGTAATGGTGGAAATACTTTGGTTGATCCTGCTGTTTCGAGTACTATTCTTGATGATTATTGCGCATTGAAAGATGCTGACTTCCCACATCCTTCAGATTGCTTGGTTGGAAACTTCAGCTCAAGCCAAGATGTTCAGTCTCAGATTACCTCTGCTGCTAGTCTTGGAGATTCTCAGGCTTTCTCCAGGCAAGACTTCCATGATAATTCAGGTGGTACTTCCTCTTGCAATGTGGATTTTGATGAGGGCAGTCTTCTGCATAACGGCTCCTGGAATCAAGTCGTACCGCCCATGAGAACTTACACCAAG GTCCAGAAGGCAGGATCTGTTGGGAGGTCTATTGATGTCACTAGTTTTAAGAACTACGACGAACTGTGCTCCGCTATCGAATGCATGTTTGGACTTGAAGGGCTGCTTAATGACCCGAGAGGCTCAGGATGGAAACTGGTTTATGTCGATTATGAGAATGACGTCTTGCTTATTGGCGATGATCCATGGGA GGAATTTGTGAGCTGTGTACGGTGCATCAGAATCTTGTCGCCCTCAGAAGTTAAGCAAATGAGCGAAGAGGGAATGAAGCTTCTCAACAGTGCTATGATGCAAGGCATCAATTGCTCCATGCCAGAAGGTGGCCGAGGTTAA
- the LOC111797317 gene encoding auxin response factor 5-like isoform X1 — protein MSSVEDKLKTPMGLVNNTPQTNLLDEMKLLKQMQDQTGARKAINSELWHACAGPLVSLPHVGSLVYYFPQGHSEQVAVSTKRTATSQIPNYPNLPSQLMCQVQSVTLHADKDSDEIYAQMSLQPVNSEKDVFLVPDFGLRPSKHPNEFFCKTLTASDTSTHGGFSVPRRAAEKLFPPLDYTMQPPTQELVVRDLHDNTWTFRHIYRGQPKRHLLTTGWSLFVGAKRLRAGDSVLFIRDEKSQLLIGVRRANRQQTTLPSSVLSADSMHIGVLAAAAHAAANRSPFTIFYNPRACPSEFVIPLAKYRKCVFGTQLSAGMRFGMMFETEESGKRRYMGTIVGISDLDPLRWPGSKWRNLQVEWDEPGCCDKQNRVSSWEIETPESLFIFPSLTSGLKRPLHGGFLAGETDWESLVKRPMLRVPENIRGDLSYAAPNLCSEPLMKMLLRPQLVSLHGATLHQDSANNLVKIQDMKDMQPETNSKMKQPIPTETASPGNQNPDPINPNSSPKESLPGKVHTSAATESEPPTGADDVSTNQSNTLPPVGDCVGGKLSAKEVNMQTLVNQLSFMNQNQIPMQSWPLQPQLESLIQHPQPIDMPQPEFTLDGDGCLINPSCLPLPGVMRSPGNLSMLALQESSTVFPEALNFPLPSTGQDMWDPLNNIRFSSNLNCMGNANVMRAVSDESNNQSGIYSCSNLEISNGGNTLVDPAVSSTILDDYCALKDADFPHPSDCLVGNFSSSQDVQSQITSAASLGDSQAFSRQDFHDNSGGTSSCNVDFDEGSLLHNGSWNQVVPPMRTYTKVQKAGSVGRSIDVTSFKNYDELCSAIECMFGLEGLLNDPRGSGWKLVYVDYENDVLLIGDDPWEEFVSCVRCIRILSPSEVKQMSEEGMKLLNSAMMQGINCSMPEGGRG, from the exons GGCACGCGTGTGCTGGTCCGCTTGTTTCCTTGCCCCATGTGGGGAGTCTTGTTTATTACTTTCCTCAGGGACATAGTGAACAG GTGGCGGTTTCTACCAAGAGAACAGCAACCTCACAGATTCCAAATTATCCTAATCTTCCCTCTCAGTTGATGTGCCAAGTTCAAAGTGTTACCTTACAT GCTGATAAAGATTCAGATGAAATCTACGCTCAAATGAGCCTTCAACCGGTGAACTCT GAAAAAGATGTCTTCCTTGTTCCGGACTTTGGACTACGGCCGAGTAAACACCCAAATGAATTCTTCTGCAAAACATTGACTGCCAGTGATACCAGCACACATGGTGGGTTCTCAGTGCCACGCAGGGCTGCTGAAAAGCTTTTTCCGCCATTG GATTACACAATGCAACCACCAACTCAGGAGCTCGTTGTTCGAGACTTGCATGACAATACCTGGACTTTTCGCCACATCTATCGCG GGCAGCCGAAGCGACACCTTCTCACAACTGGGTGGAGTCTATTTGTTGGAGCAAAGAGGCTTAGAGCAGGCGATTCTGTTCTTTTCATAAG GGATGAAAAGTCCCAGTTGCTGATTGGAGTGAGGCGTGCTAACCGGCAACAAACAACATTGCCATCATCGGTGCTATCCGCCGACAGTATGCATATAGGAGTTCTTGCTGCTGCAGCTCATGCCGCTGCTAATCGCAGTCCATTCACAATCTTTTACAATCCCAG GGCATGTCCTTCAGAGTTTGTTATTCCCTTAGCCAAATATCGGAAATGTGTATTCGGAACTCAGCTTTCTGCGGGTATGAGGTTCGggatgatgtttgaaacagaGGAGTCGGGAAAACGCCG ATATATGGGTACAATTGTTGGGATTAGCGATTTAGATCCACTTAGGTGGCCAGGTTCCAAGTGGCGAAATCTTCAAGTGGAATGGGATGAGCCAGGGTGCTGCGACAAGCAAAACAGGGTTAGTTCATGGGAAATAGAAACTCCAGAAAGtctcttcatttttccttctctgACTTCGGGTCTTAAACGTCCATTACACGGCGGATTTTTGG CAGGAGAAACTGATTGGGAAAGTCTGGTGAAGAGACCAATGCTTCGTGTTCCTGAAAATATACGAGGGGATCTTTCATATGCTGCGCCAAATCTATGCTCTGAACCACTGATGAAGATGCTACTGAGGCCTCAACTCGTTAGCCTTCACGGAGCCACCTTACACCAGGATTCAGCTAACAATTTAGTGAAGATACAGGACATGAAGGACATGCAGCCAGAAACCAATTCTAAAATGAAGCAGCCTATTCCGACAGAAACTGCATCTCCCGGGAATCAAAATCCTGATCCCATAAACCCAAATTCATCACCAAAAGAAAGTTTACCAGGAAAAGTGCACACTTCAGCGGCTACTGAAAGTGAACCTCCAACTGGAGCTGATGATGTTTCAACCAATCAGTCCAATACATTGCCCCCGGTCGGAGATTGTGTGGGGGGAAAACTCAGTGCTAAAGAAGTGAATATGCAGACCCTTGTGAACCAGCTTTCATTTATGAACCAGAATCAGATCCCCATGCAGTCATGGCCGTTGCAGCCTCAGCTTGAATCACTAATCCAACACCCACAACCAATTGACATGCCTCAGCCTGAATTTACGCTGGATGGTGATGGATGTTTGATTAACCCATCCTGTCTGCCTCTTCCTGGAGTAATGAGATCACCCGGGAACCTTTCCATGTTGGCATTGCAAGAATCCTCAACAGTCTTCCCTGAGGCTCTTAATTTTCCCTTACCCTCAACTGGGCAAGACATGTGGGATCCTCTTAATAATATAAGATTCTCTTCTAACCTGAATTGTATGGGTAATGCAAATGTTATGAGAGCCGTTTCAGACGAGAGCAACAACCAAAGTGGGATATATAGCTGTTCTAACCTTGAAATCAGTAATGGTGGAAATACTTTGGTTGATCCTGCTGTTTCGAGTACTATTCTTGATGATTATTGCGCATTGAAAGATGCTGACTTCCCACATCCTTCAGATTGCTTGGTTGGAAACTTCAGCTCAAGCCAAGATGTTCAGTCTCAGATTACCTCTGCTGCTAGTCTTGGAGATTCTCAGGCTTTCTCCAGGCAAGACTTCCATGATAATTCAGGTGGTACTTCCTCTTGCAATGTGGATTTTGATGAGGGCAGTCTTCTGCATAACGGCTCCTGGAATCAAGTCGTACCGCCCATGAGAACTTACACCAAG GTCCAGAAGGCAGGATCTGTTGGGAGGTCTATTGATGTCACTAGTTTTAAGAACTACGACGAACTGTGCTCCGCTATCGAATGCATGTTTGGACTTGAAGGGCTGCTTAATGACCCGAGAGGCTCAGGATGGAAACTGGTTTATGTCGATTATGAGAATGACGTCTTGCTTATTGGCGATGATCCATGGGA GGAATTTGTGAGCTGTGTACGGTGCATCAGAATCTTGTCGCCCTCAGAAGTTAAGCAAATGAGCGAAGAGGGAATGAAGCTTCTCAACAGTGCTATGATGCAAGGCATCAATTGCTCCATGCCAGAAGGTGGCCGAGGTTAA
- the LOC111797320 gene encoding uncharacterized protein LOC111797320, producing MALPPGPYSGTSTLALVARASAFTFGLVYGNIKLKVLKAKAKSRAKAEAKAHH from the exons ATGGCACTTCCTCCTGGCCCTTACTCCGGCACCAGCACCCTCGCTCTG GTAGCCCGTGCATCAGCATTCACCTTTGGTTTGGTTTACGGAAACATTAAGCTCAAGGTTCTGAAG GCAAAGGCCAAGTCACGCGCGAAAGCTGAAGCCAAGGCCCATCATTGA